A genomic window from Deltaproteobacteria bacterium includes:
- a CDS encoding glycosyltransferase family 1 protein codes for MNVIQVINVRWYNATAWYALKLAKLLRALGHEVLTVVQTGTEPETEALHMGLPLLALDINTANPVKLVGLYWKLKSVIREFRPNIVNCHRGEAFVHWGILRRKIGGFGLVRTRGDQRLPRSNFVNRWLHNDVADAVISTNSPMTNHFKAAFGLGLERLHQIIGGVDRKVFHFDLDGRHRIRAEFGFLEHHFVIGLLGRFDEVKGQRQALEALAALVKKPENEHVRLFLIGFDSATPEQTIRAWINDLGLGDRVRISGRRRDVPACISAADLGLVSSLWSETIARAALEIMSCNVPLIGTRVGVMPDLLHPRALFQPGDVAAMAERLATLARDPGLTRDLAREQARVMENLDDETFVRRTLEVYERVCP; via the coding sequence ATGAATGTCATTCAGGTCATCAACGTCCGCTGGTACAACGCTACCGCTTGGTACGCCCTCAAACTGGCCAAACTCCTTCGGGCTCTCGGGCACGAAGTCCTAACAGTGGTCCAGACGGGCACAGAACCCGAGACTGAAGCTCTGCACATGGGACTTCCTCTGCTGGCCCTTGACATAAACACCGCCAACCCGGTCAAGCTAGTGGGCCTCTACTGGAAACTCAAGTCCGTGATTCGGGAATTTCGTCCCAATATCGTCAACTGCCACCGCGGCGAGGCCTTTGTCCACTGGGGGATTCTTCGTCGGAAAATCGGCGGCTTCGGGCTGGTCCGGACCCGGGGCGACCAGCGTCTTCCCCGGTCCAATTTCGTCAACCGCTGGTTGCACAACGACGTCGCCGATGCCGTCATCTCCACCAACTCACCCATGACAAACCATTTCAAAGCAGCCTTCGGTCTGGGACTGGAGCGGCTTCATCAAATCATTGGCGGAGTGGACCGGAAAGTTTTTCACTTCGATCTCGACGGACGACACCGGATCAGAGCCGAATTCGGTTTTCTCGAGCACCATTTCGTCATTGGCCTTCTGGGACGATTCGACGAGGTCAAGGGCCAGAGACAAGCATTGGAGGCCTTGGCCGCCCTGGTCAAAAAACCGGAAAACGAGCATGTCCGCCTCTTTCTGATCGGCTTTGATTCGGCCACTCCGGAACAGACCATCAGGGCCTGGATCAACGATCTCGGCCTGGGGGACCGGGTCCGCATCAGCGGCCGTCGCCGGGATGTTCCAGCCTGCATTTCGGCCGCGGATCTCGGCCTGGTATCCTCCCTCTGGTCCGAGACCATCGCCCGGGCTGCGCTGGAGATCATGTCCTGCAACGTTCCTCTGATCGGAACTCGAGTCGGGGTCATGCCCGACCTGCTCCATCCCCGGGCCCTGTTTCAACCGGGTGACGTTGCGGCCATGGCCGAACGACTCGCCACCTTGGCCAGGGATCCCGGCCTGACCCGTGATCTGGCCCGGGAGCAGGCCCGAGTCATGGAGAATCTTGACGACGAAACCTTTGTCCGCCGGACCCTGGAGGTCTACGAACGGGTCTGCCCGTGA
- the asnB gene encoding asparagine synthase (glutamine-hydrolyzing), with the protein MCGIAGHLDFDTAPRPGILDPVLERLRHRGPDRQSLWFGPNMVLGHTRLAILDLSPAGNQPMVDPDTGTAIVFNGEMYNFAELREELRDTGYPFRSSGDTEVILALYRKFGTEAVCHMRGMFALGIWDPVRERLILARDRLGQKPLFYALRGRRIVFASEIRALAAHSEIDRSVDPVAVDLFFSLECIPAPLSIHTAIRKLPPAHVAVFDRNGWTMERYWALDYRPKIDLSEREALDGLTKALDRAVALRMRSDVPFGALLSGGIDSSLIAESMVRLMDRPPKTFSIGFTDRRFDESPHARRVATILGTEHHEEIMPPTSLELLPPLARQFGEPFADDAALATFFLCRMARQEVTVALGGDGGDELMCGYPTFVKTRLARLADGILSSRPGRLDTLDSLARSSGPSARVRRHIISHWLRPELKPLLRNEARLAPVKDRLFTADFRTATRKSFASWYLPWYAGSFSSAANPVERLLWLDNQTSLPDQLLVKTDIASMAHSLEVRCPFLDHPLIEYCASLPLRFKIQGRTTKYLLKRLAEQFLPTDLVHRPKQGFSMPVGQWLRGPMAGFLQDALGSSRDVLRAYINMDALETMAGEHSKGQQDHTTILWRTLNFALWARENRNP; encoded by the coding sequence ATGTGCGGTATAGCCGGACACCTCGATTTCGATACCGCCCCGCGGCCCGGGATCCTGGACCCGGTCCTGGAACGGCTCCGACACCGGGGTCCGGACCGGCAGTCCTTGTGGTTCGGGCCGAACATGGTTCTCGGGCACACCCGTCTGGCCATCCTCGACCTCAGTCCGGCCGGAAACCAGCCCATGGTCGATCCGGACACCGGAACGGCCATCGTCTTCAACGGCGAGATGTACAACTTCGCCGAACTCCGAGAGGAACTCCGGGACACCGGCTATCCCTTTCGCTCCTCCGGAGACACGGAAGTCATCCTGGCCCTCTACCGAAAATTCGGAACCGAAGCCGTTTGCCACATGCGGGGCATGTTCGCCCTGGGCATCTGGGACCCGGTTCGTGAACGCCTCATCCTGGCCCGGGACCGCCTGGGCCAGAAACCCCTCTTCTATGCCCTGCGGGGACGGCGGATCGTCTTTGCCTCCGAAATCAGGGCCCTGGCCGCCCACTCGGAGATCGACCGGTCCGTGGACCCGGTGGCGGTGGACCTCTTCTTCAGCCTGGAGTGCATCCCGGCCCCCTTGTCCATCCATACCGCCATCCGCAAACTCCCACCGGCCCATGTGGCCGTGTTCGACCGAAACGGCTGGACCATGGAGCGATACTGGGCCTTGGACTACCGGCCCAAGATCGACCTCTCGGAACGCGAGGCCCTGGACGGTCTGACCAAGGCCCTGGATCGGGCCGTGGCCCTGCGCATGCGGAGCGATGTCCCCTTTGGAGCCCTTTTGAGCGGAGGCATCGATTCCAGCCTGATTGCCGAATCAATGGTTCGACTCATGGACCGCCCACCCAAGACCTTTTCCATCGGCTTCACGGATAGACGGTTCGACGAATCTCCCCACGCCAGACGGGTGGCCACCATCCTAGGCACCGAGCACCATGAGGAGATCATGCCCCCGACCTCCCTGGAACTCCTACCACCCCTGGCTAGGCAATTCGGCGAACCCTTTGCGGACGACGCCGCCTTGGCCACCTTCTTTCTCTGCCGCATGGCCCGGCAGGAGGTCACCGTGGCCCTGGGCGGAGATGGCGGGGACGAACTCATGTGCGGCTACCCGACCTTCGTCAAGACCCGTCTGGCCCGCCTGGCCGACGGCATCCTTTCTTCCCGCCCGGGAAGGCTGGACACGTTGGACAGCCTGGCCAGGTCCTCTGGTCCATCCGCCAGGGTCCGCCGCCATATCATTTCCCACTGGCTGAGGCCCGAACTCAAGCCCCTGCTTCGCAACGAGGCCCGACTGGCTCCGGTCAAAGATCGTCTCTTCACCGCGGACTTCCGGACCGCCACCCGCAAATCTTTCGCCTCCTGGTACCTGCCTTGGTACGCAGGCTCCTTTTCCTCCGCCGCCAACCCGGTTGAACGTCTCCTGTGGCTCGACAATCAGACGTCCTTGCCCGACCAGCTCCTGGTCAAGACCGATATCGCCTCCATGGCCCACAGCCTCGAAGTCCGCTGCCCCTTTCTCGATCATCCCTTGATCGAGTACTGCGCCTCCCTGCCGCTCCGATTCAAGATTCAGGGGCGAACCACCAAATACCTTTTGAAACGCCTGGCCGAACAATTCCTGCCGACCGATCTCGTCCACAGACCCAAACAGGGCTTCTCCATGCCCGTGGGCCAATGGCTGCGAGGACCCATGGCCGGATTTCTCCAAGATGCCCTGGGCTCCAGCCGCGATGTGCTGCGAGCTTACATCAACATGGACGCCCTTGAGACCATGGCCGGAGAACACTCCAAAGGCCAGCAGGACCACACCACCATCCTCTGGCGAACCCTGAACTTCGCCCTCTGGGCCCGCGAGAACCGGAACCCATGA
- a CDS encoding glycosyltransferase, whose amino-acid sequence MLVSVIIPVRDREAFVGRAAASVLSQTWTDLELIVVDDGSRDRTRDVLAAVKDDRLTVITQENKGVSAARNRGLSLARGGLLALLDSDDHWLADKTVRQVRFMAETGFSVSQTGETWIRNERRVNPGRRHLKPSGWFWERSLELCLVSPSCVMFTREFLDRAGGFDESLPACEDYELWLRAGRRFACGYLPEDLVVRRSGHPGQLSSLYHGMDLFRIKALSRQIVRDGLTGWDLDRALSVLKAKVGVHVQGCLKRGLEIEALSAMSCLSECLDRLSAAKSPACRSESNHNHEDDPCTSSVP is encoded by the coding sequence ATGCTCGTATCCGTGATCATTCCGGTCAGAGACCGGGAGGCCTTCGTGGGCCGGGCCGCGGCCTCGGTGCTGTCCCAGACCTGGACCGACCTTGAACTCATCGTTGTCGACGACGGAAGTCGAGACAGGACTCGAGACGTCTTGGCCGCCGTGAAGGACGACCGTCTTACGGTAATCACCCAGGAAAATAAAGGGGTGAGCGCGGCCAGGAATCGGGGGCTGTCCCTGGCTCGGGGCGGGTTGCTGGCCCTGCTGGATTCCGACGACCATTGGCTGGCGGACAAAACTGTCCGGCAGGTGCGGTTCATGGCCGAAACCGGGTTCTCCGTGTCCCAGACCGGCGAGACCTGGATCCGCAACGAGCGCAGGGTCAATCCGGGGCGTCGCCATCTCAAGCCGAGCGGATGGTTCTGGGAGCGGTCCCTGGAACTCTGTCTGGTCAGTCCGTCTTGCGTCATGTTCACCCGGGAGTTTCTGGACCGGGCCGGAGGCTTTGACGAAAGCCTTCCGGCCTGTGAGGATTACGAGCTCTGGCTGCGGGCTGGACGAAGATTCGCCTGTGGATACCTCCCCGAGGACTTGGTCGTTCGGCGTTCCGGCCATCCAGGCCAGCTTTCGTCCCTGTACCACGGCATGGACCTTTTCCGGATCAAGGCCCTGTCCAGGCAGATCGTCCGGGACGGTTTAACCGGGTGGGACCTGGACCGGGCCCTTTCGGTTCTGAAGGCCAAGGTCGGCGTCCATGTTCAAGGGTGTCTGAAGCGCGGATTGGAGATCGAGGCCTTGTCGGCTATGTCTTGTCTGAGCGAATGCCTTGATCGTCTTTCGGCCGCGAAAAGTCCGGCCTGTCGAAGCGAGTCCAACCACAACCACGAGGATGATCCGTGTACAAGCTCGGTTCCCTGA
- the tusE gene encoding TusE/DsrC/DsvC family sulfur relay protein, protein MATVEFKGKTFEIDEDGFLQRFEDWSPEWVEYVKESEGIKELSDEHNKVIDFLQDYYKKNGIAPMVRILSKVTGFKLKHIYELFPSGPGKGACKMAGLPKPTGCV, encoded by the coding sequence ATGGCCACAGTTGAGTTTAAAGGGAAAACTTTCGAAATCGATGAAGATGGCTTCTTGCAGAGGTTTGAAGACTGGAGCCCTGAATGGGTTGAATATGTCAAGGAGAGCGAGGGCATCAAGGAGCTTTCTGATGAGCATAACAAGGTGATCGACTTCCTGCAGGACTACTACAAGAAGAACGGCATCGCTCCCATGGTCCGCATTCTTTCCAAGGTCACCGGCTTCAAGCTGAAGCACATCTACGAGCTTTTTCCGTCAGGCCCCGGCAAGGGAGCCTGCAAAATGGCCGGTCTGCCCAAGCCCACAGGCTGCGTGTAG
- a CDS encoding tetratricopeptide repeat protein produces the protein MYKLGSLIARLPTVAETRIVHSGHVLWLAWDTKLQDSVVNTLSSFGGWALVTEERQAIWFFPDKEFFKGLARLYKWSKLQRMSLFMAAFSGKLLVDRELGCGLSIDNDLLSLTAPYPKRFEVWVSEKVRDGAVSFPGIELERVQSVELSAGKWMRLKADESLSYDSTMSWIFVVRPLGNPSERSFIEGWKRYHGQLRQLIGQLKVSFLYTDDFFLLVYLENDRTLRQWCFHLLQLNMASRAEGGVWPCVMAGFQKGAQNLGADFPRKQNLDWSQLATDAIHLPLQDVYLMGTGFQPQDARLGGEYERLGTMFKMTIRGQDGETMGSLHVSLPRSLARGGDSPCFYCGMRNHTMAECPTRHLFDMDPNIWESLAKVDLEASGEDFAAIDKALENGVVQGLQSLIQEQNTPGILVRAMFEGTSVCQHRVVRLVWRSRGKDWPNGLRRLSHPEGEYIWTALDELRKGDYRFAQSNLETACLRYPRNFQPRTLLGFVHLERNNPKMAVKVWNDAESLCYTPLQRGYHIFLRARLLEINGQLERAISLYHDALSVSPGMEECRYRQAACYVKMGFPDQAMALFSDLIEENPHVFNQILLDSELDRGHSHLLSDLWKFWSRKRQMAEETPQLLADVEAKINEWFSVDNPAHGQFMDRIERLNQYRGVSNFVAFSRIVGGAVSLRKDIQARISQDIQDLKQKRVDVLDTLSSIQEEVAAFPFAKLMGGFNKEFNYCAVKLNEVATMELQVAKNFKLAFNDIQDALEGIKRLNQRLVSLRIVRDVAVFFLSMSKYFLWLEIVGLILGAILLPGAVFFGLKAGQAWPNTLLVQKWDVIKVAGLVISALALVGAGIVTTIRFEVEKRKLLKR, from the coding sequence GTGTACAAGCTCGGTTCCCTGATAGCCCGCCTTCCAACCGTGGCGGAAACCCGGATCGTTCACTCCGGCCATGTGCTCTGGTTGGCCTGGGACACCAAGCTTCAGGACTCGGTGGTCAATACCCTGAGCAGTTTTGGCGGATGGGCCCTGGTCACGGAAGAGCGCCAAGCCATCTGGTTTTTTCCGGACAAGGAGTTCTTCAAGGGACTGGCACGCCTCTACAAGTGGTCCAAACTGCAGCGGATGTCCCTGTTCATGGCCGCCTTCAGCGGCAAGCTCCTGGTCGATCGGGAGCTCGGTTGCGGTCTTTCCATCGACAACGATCTCTTGTCCTTGACCGCACCCTACCCCAAGCGTTTCGAGGTCTGGGTCTCGGAGAAAGTCCGGGACGGGGCCGTCTCCTTTCCAGGCATCGAACTCGAGCGGGTCCAGAGCGTCGAACTGTCAGCCGGGAAATGGATGAGACTTAAGGCCGATGAGAGTTTGTCCTACGACTCCACAATGAGCTGGATCTTCGTGGTCAGGCCCCTGGGGAATCCTTCGGAAAGGAGCTTCATTGAGGGTTGGAAGCGGTATCACGGTCAGCTCCGGCAGCTCATCGGTCAGTTGAAGGTCAGTTTTCTGTACACCGATGACTTTTTTCTTCTTGTCTACCTGGAAAACGACCGGACTCTTAGGCAGTGGTGCTTCCATCTCCTGCAGCTGAACATGGCCAGCCGGGCCGAAGGAGGAGTTTGGCCCTGCGTCATGGCCGGGTTTCAGAAGGGCGCTCAGAACCTGGGCGCGGATTTTCCTCGCAAGCAGAATCTGGACTGGTCGCAGCTGGCCACGGACGCCATTCATCTCCCCCTCCAGGATGTCTATTTGATGGGCACGGGTTTCCAGCCGCAGGACGCTCGTCTGGGAGGCGAATACGAGCGGCTGGGCACCATGTTCAAGATGACCATCAGGGGACAGGACGGCGAGACCATGGGCAGCTTGCACGTCAGCCTGCCGAGATCCCTGGCCAGGGGCGGGGATTCGCCTTGTTTCTATTGCGGAATGCGCAATCACACGATGGCCGAGTGTCCGACCCGTCATCTCTTCGACATGGATCCCAACATCTGGGAGTCGCTGGCGAAAGTTGATCTCGAGGCATCCGGCGAGGATTTTGCGGCCATTGACAAGGCCCTGGAAAACGGAGTGGTCCAGGGACTTCAGTCCTTGATTCAGGAACAAAACACGCCCGGCATTCTGGTCAGGGCGATGTTCGAAGGTACGAGCGTCTGTCAGCATCGAGTGGTCCGTCTGGTCTGGCGGAGCAGGGGAAAGGACTGGCCCAACGGGCTTCGTCGGTTGAGTCATCCCGAGGGCGAGTACATCTGGACGGCCTTGGACGAGTTGCGCAAGGGAGACTACCGCTTCGCCCAGTCCAATTTAGAGACGGCTTGCCTTCGATATCCACGCAATTTCCAGCCCCGAACCCTGTTGGGCTTTGTCCATTTGGAGCGGAACAACCCGAAGATGGCCGTCAAGGTCTGGAATGACGCCGAGTCCCTCTGTTATACGCCGCTCCAGAGAGGGTACCACATTTTTCTCCGGGCCAGGCTGTTGGAGATCAACGGTCAGTTGGAAAGGGCTATCTCTCTCTACCACGACGCCTTGAGCGTCTCTCCGGGTATGGAGGAATGCCGGTACAGGCAGGCTGCGTGCTATGTGAAGATGGGTTTTCCGGATCAGGCGATGGCCCTTTTTTCCGACCTGATCGAGGAGAATCCGCATGTTTTCAATCAGATTCTCCTCGATTCAGAGCTCGACCGTGGCCATTCCCATCTGCTCTCCGATCTCTGGAAGTTTTGGTCCAGAAAACGACAGATGGCCGAGGAAACTCCTCAACTTCTGGCCGATGTAGAGGCAAAGATCAACGAGTGGTTCAGCGTGGACAACCCGGCTCATGGACAGTTCATGGATCGGATCGAGCGATTGAACCAGTATCGGGGAGTATCCAATTTTGTCGCATTCAGCCGTATTGTCGGCGGGGCGGTCAGCCTGCGCAAAGACATTCAGGCTCGGATCAGCCAGGACATCCAGGACCTGAAGCAGAAGAGGGTGGACGTCCTCGACACTCTTTCATCCATCCAGGAGGAGGTTGCGGCATTTCCCTTTGCCAAACTCATGGGCGGCTTCAACAAGGAGTTCAATTATTGCGCGGTCAAGTTGAACGAGGTGGCCACGATGGAGCTTCAGGTGGCCAAGAATTTCAAGCTGGCCTTCAATGACATCCAGGACGCGTTGGAGGGTATAAAGCGTCTCAATCAGCGTCTGGTTTCACTGCGGATCGTCAGGGACGTGGCCGTGTTTTTCCTCTCCATGAGCAAGTATTTCCTCTGGCTGGAGATCGTAGGCCTGATTCTCGGGGCGATTCTTTTGCCGGGAGCCGTCTTTTTCGGGCTGAAGGCCGGGCAGGCCTGGCCCAACACTCTGCTGGTCCAGAAGTGGGACGTGATCAAAGTGGCCGGCCTGGTAATCAGCGCCCTGGCCCTGGTCGGGGCCGGGATAGTCACCACTATCAGATTCGAGGTCGAGAAGCGGAAGTTGTTGAAACGGTAA
- a CDS encoding CBS domain-containing protein: MLIKDWMTQGSINLGQDTSIIVAAEIMRRNNVRQLPVVDDKGNLAGIVSDRDVRDALPSKFLPGDGLEPGSETTLASIKAKHVMTLDPVVISPDEPVETAAEALLTNKIGGLPVVDNDNNLVGIITEIDVFRYLCAVTGVTLGGLQMVFELEDTPGAAIELLATLRDQDIRLTSVLTSYAHVRPGFRHVSIRVQSTGRHTLESLVEFLKGKYPLVFYVNDGHAVSVS, encoded by the coding sequence ATGCTTATCAAAGACTGGATGACCCAGGGTTCCATCAACCTCGGCCAGGATACCTCGATCATCGTCGCCGCCGAAATCATGCGCCGCAACAACGTCAGACAGTTGCCCGTGGTCGACGACAAAGGCAACTTGGCCGGCATTGTCTCCGATCGGGATGTCCGGGACGCCCTGCCTTCAAAATTTTTGCCCGGAGACGGGCTGGAACCCGGAAGCGAAACCACTCTGGCTTCCATCAAGGCCAAACACGTCATGACCCTCGATCCGGTGGTCATCTCGCCGGACGAACCCGTCGAGACTGCCGCCGAGGCCCTGCTGACCAACAAAATCGGCGGCCTGCCCGTGGTCGACAATGACAACAACCTAGTGGGCATCATCACCGAGATCGATGTCTTCCGATACCTCTGCGCCGTGACCGGAGTCACATTGGGCGGGCTTCAGATGGTCTTTGAACTTGAGGACACCCCTGGCGCGGCCATCGAGCTTTTGGCCACTCTCCGCGATCAAGACATTCGTCTGACCAGCGTACTGACCTCCTACGCCCATGTCCGGCCCGGGTTCAGGCACGTGTCCATTCGGGTCCAGAGTACCGGCCGCCACACTCTTGAATCTTTGGTCGAGTTTCTCAAAGGAAAATATCCCTTGGTCTTCTACGTCAACGACGGCCACGCCGTCAGCGTTTCCTGA
- a CDS encoding glycosyltransferase — MKDRHVGILVPRLSRYGGMEQFAWSLSQALAGVCRVTCVCSRADDAPPGVDILPVARPRLGRFGKTLWFALRAEQIRRAAGFDCTIGLDNTLCQDILRISGGPTATFWRLSSRAWSPGPSRIWKSVRRRVNPGHALAMAIERIQLKRSTVKVANSHLVRDWTVAAHPWLSPSDFEVVYNRPDLARFTPATYLQCRQSRSAMGLSPEGRVVGLAGTNFMLKGLPQALSMLTFLPAEIRLAVAGGRNPSRFQAIARSLGVEDRVHFLGRVRRMPTFYHACEAFILPTLYDACSNAVLEALACGLPTVSTSCNGSSVFLDPDLIVPDPMDIPSLARAVSKALERPLGQPFSWPEHLVAGLDPFLNIVERVAQGKQPCAV; from the coding sequence GTGAAGGATCGCCACGTTGGAATTCTCGTTCCCCGCTTGAGCCGCTACGGCGGCATGGAACAATTCGCTTGGTCCCTGTCCCAGGCCCTGGCCGGCGTCTGCCGGGTGACCTGTGTCTGTTCCCGGGCCGATGACGCCCCCCCCGGAGTGGACATCCTGCCCGTGGCCAGACCTCGCCTGGGACGATTCGGCAAAACCCTCTGGTTCGCCCTTCGGGCCGAGCAGATCCGACGGGCCGCCGGTTTCGACTGCACCATAGGCCTGGACAATACCCTCTGCCAGGATATCCTGCGGATCAGCGGCGGCCCCACAGCCACCTTCTGGCGTCTCAGTTCCCGGGCATGGTCACCTGGCCCCTCCCGGATCTGGAAAAGCGTCCGGAGGCGAGTCAATCCGGGACACGCCCTGGCCATGGCCATCGAGCGGATCCAACTCAAGCGTTCGACCGTCAAGGTTGCCAATTCCCACCTCGTCCGGGACTGGACCGTGGCCGCGCACCCCTGGCTCTCGCCGTCGGATTTCGAAGTCGTCTACAACCGCCCGGACTTGGCCCGGTTCACACCGGCCACATACCTCCAATGCCGTCAATCCCGGTCGGCCATGGGTCTGTCCCCCGAGGGCCGGGTCGTCGGTCTGGCCGGAACCAACTTTATGCTCAAGGGCCTGCCTCAGGCCCTATCTATGCTCACCTTCCTTCCGGCTGAAATCCGCCTGGCCGTGGCCGGAGGAAGAAACCCGTCCCGATTCCAGGCCATTGCCCGCAGCCTTGGGGTCGAGGATAGGGTCCACTTCCTGGGGCGGGTTCGACGCATGCCCACCTTCTACCACGCCTGCGAGGCCTTTATCCTGCCGACGCTCTACGACGCATGCTCCAACGCCGTGCTCGAGGCCCTGGCCTGCGGCCTGCCCACGGTCTCCACATCCTGCAACGGGAGTTCGGTGTTTTTGGATCCGGATCTGATCGTCCCGGACCCCATGGATATTCCGTCCCTGGCCCGAGCCGTTTCCAAGGCCCTGGAACGCCCACTCGGGCAGCCTTTTTCCTGGCCCGAACACCTCGTCGCCGGCCTCGACCCATTCCTGAACATCGTCGAACGAGTCGCCCAGGGGAAACAGCCATGTGCGGTATAG